DNA from Ignavibacteriales bacterium:
AATATTCCTGAAGTGTCATTCCCTCCATGTCCGCAAAACCATTTGTAGGGAAAAGAGTTAATACCCATGGCTTGTTAAGACGAATATCTTTTACCGGAGCATCAGCTTTCATAATTTCCTTTGCAAGTTCTTCTTTGGCATTTCTAAAATATTCAGGATTTGAAACACCAAGTATCTCGATATATTTTGTCATAGCCTTATATCTGTCTGAATGCCATTGCGGAACTTTATTAATTTGTTCCAGGCTTCCGTGTATTGCAATTGAATTACCCCAAACTTTACCTCTGTCGTTATCTGGTGCAATAATATTTATATCTGCAATTCCGCCAGCAGCAAATATTTTATCCTGCAGCACACTCATCAGTGGCCAGCAAATGTTTTCACCTTTTACCATCACTACATCATCTTTTTTTATTCCATCCAAGCTATAATTCAATAAATAATCAGCCCATTTTTCTAAATCATTTTTTGCTATTTCATATTTCATATTAGTACTTCTTTTTTTTGGTTTGATAAATCTCCTGCTCCGAATCCAAACTACATAAGAATCTTTACCGGCTGTTCAAGGGCTTCAACAACAAATCGTAAAAATCTAATCGCATCAGCGCCATCAATAATCCTATGATCATAAGACAATGATAATGGCAGCATTAATCTTGGTTCAAAAACACCGTAGCCATTCCAAACTGGTTCTAAGCTTCCGCGGGATACACCAAGTATTGCAACTTCCGGTGCATTTACAATAGGAGTAAAATATGTTCCGCCAATTCCACCAAGATTAGAAATTGTAAAACTTCCGCCTTGTAAATCATCCAAACCTATTTTTTTATTGCGCGCTTTTTCAGCAAGAGCATTCATATCAACAGAAATTTCTGTTAATGATTTTTTATCAGAGTTTTTAATAACTGGCACTATCAATCCAAACTCTGTATCAACAGCAACACCAATGTTAAAGTAACTCTTGTAAATTATTTCTTTTTTCTCCATATCAATACTGGAATTGAATTGAGGAAATTTCTTTAATGCTTCCACAATTATTCTAACAAGAATTGCTGTTACAGTTAGCTTAGCTTCGGAATTTTTATTTAATTCTTTTCTGGTTTTTTCCAGCAAAGTAATATCGGCTTTATCAAACTGTGTTACGTGCGGAATGGTTGCCCATGCATAGCTAAGATGATCTGCAGTTTTTTTGCGGATGTTTGTCATCTCAACTTTGTTGATCGAACCAAACTTTGTGAAATCAGGTAAAGATTCTGATTTTATATTTAGACCTGTTCCGCTACCCTGGCCATAAGATTCATGAAGTTTCTTGGAAAATGCTTTAACATCATCCATTGAAATTCTGCCGTTTGGTCCCGAGCCAGGAACTTTATTTATATCAACACCAATCTCCCTTGCAATTCTGCGAACAGAAGGAGCCGCCGGCGCGGAGCCTTTTAATATCGGAGGTTGATTATCCAATTCCATCGGCTGGATTGATTTGCGCTCACCTGTTAGAGCTGCAACTTCCTCTTGTTTGGTATCAGCTTTTGCGGATTCTTTAGTTTCTTCTTTTTTTACTTCAATGTGTCTTGATTCTTCAGCAGCGGTCTTGCTCGTTTCCACTTTAATTATCACATCGCCGACTTTAGCTTTGCTTCCGGCCTTAATTAAAACCTCAACAACTTTTCCGGCAACTGTTGTAGGAACTTCTATTGTAGCTTTATCAGTTTCGATTTCGAGTATTGCCTGATCATTCTCAATTCTATCGCCAATCTTTACTAAAACATTTAGCACATCGGCGGATTCAATATTCTCTCCAAGATCAGGTAAACGAAAATCTATAATTTCTTTTTTGCCTGAAGATGATGGAACAGAAGAAGCTTTGTATTCAACCTCCGGCTCAGTTTTTACTTCTAATTTTTCTTCTTTTTTCTTTTCAGTCTTACTTACTTCAACTTTTTCTGTCGCACTGCCGCCTTCATCAATCATAAAAATTGTCTCACCGACTTTTACTTTATCGCCTGCTTTTACTAAAAGTTTTGTAATCTTACCTTCAACGGAAGATGGAACTTCTATAGTAGCTTTATCGGTTTCAATTTCAATTATAGCCTGATCTTTTGTAATTGTATCGCCTTCACTAACAAGAACACTAACTACATCAGCAGCTTCAATGTTTTCGCCAAGTTCCGGTAATTTAAATTCTGTTGCCATTATAAAATCCTGATTTTCTTTCCGGGTTCCTCCCAAAAAATTTTTCCCGGGGGGAACAGAGAGACCCCCAAGAAAAACGGGGGGGAAAAAAAAATTTTTTTTTTCCCCCCTTTAAAAAAAAAAAAAATGATTAATAATCCAAAGCTTCTTTTCCAGCACATCTAAAAATATTTGTGCTTGGACTGGATTAAATTCATCAACTGTTTTTAATTCAAAAAAAATTTTTTTTCAAAAAAAAAAAAAAAAACAAAAAAAAAAAAAAATTTATCTCTTTATAAATAGCAGGAATAGCTTTTGTTTTTCAACTAACATCTGTAATATAATACAAACACTCTCGTAAGCTGATTCTATACCTGGTCCCAGTCTTTAGAACATCAATTGGACACGCAATTATAACTCTCTTTTATGTATTCATCGGGTTACGTTTGTTTGGATTTATACCGAGTTCTTTTGCCGCTTTATCCAAATCTTTATCCTTAATTTTTTCTTCTTTAAATAACGCTGTAAGAGTTGCAAACACTATATGTTTTGCATCCACTTCAAAGAAATCACGAAGCACCTCTCGAGTTTCACTTCTTCCAAATCCATCAGTACCAAGCGAGTATAACCTACCAGGGAACCATTTAGAAATTGAATCAGGAAGCGCTTTAACATAATCCGAAGAGGCTACAAAAACTCCATCTTCTTTTGCAAGCGTTTTTTCTATATAAGATTCTTTTTGCTTAGAGGTCGGATTAAGCAAATTCCATCTTTCAGCTTCAAGTGCATCACGTCTTAATTCTTTATAACTTGTTACACTCCAAACATCACTGGCAACACGATAATCATCTTCAAGAATTTTTGCTGCCTTAATTACTTCGTTAAGTATTGTTCCACTTCCAAATAAATTTGCTTTTAACTTTGAATTCTTTTTATCAGAAGCTTTAAACTTATACATCCCTTTTAGAATGCCTTCTTTGGAACCCTTAGGCATCTCTGGCATTGCATAGTTTTCATTCATTAATGTTATATAATAAAAAACATGTTCCTGATCTTCATACATTCTTTTTATCCCATCACGAATAATCACGGCAAGCTCATAAGCATATGCAGGATCATAAGTAACAAGATTGGGAACCGGATAAGCAAGTAAATGGCTGTGTCCATCCTGATGCTGCAAACCTTCGCCGTTAAGAGTTGTTCTTCCCGCGGTGCCACCGAGCATAAAACCTTTTGCGCCAATATCACCGGCAGCCCAAACTAAATCGCCAACTCGCTGCATTCCAAACATTGAGTAATATATAAAGAAAGGAATCATATTAATTCCGTGTGTGTTGTAGGCCGTTCCTGCAGCAATAAAAGAAGACATCGAACCAGCTTCATTAATCCCTTCTTCAAGTATTTGTCCGTCCTTTGCTTCTTTATAGTATAGCAATGAATCTTTATCAACAGGTTCATAAAGTTGTCCGGCGTGGGAGTAAATACCGACTTGTCTAAATAGTGCTTCCATCCCAAATGTTCTTGCTTCATCCGGAACGATTGGAACAACTAATTTCCCAAGTTCTTTATCCTTTAAAAGTTTTGCAAGAATTCTAACAAATACCATCGTGGTAGAAACTTCTCTCCCTTCTGTACCTTTATAAAATTCTTCAAAGATAGCTTCCGGTGGTGTTTTTATTGGTCGAACATCTGTTTTTCTGGTTGGAACAAATCCTCCAAGTTGTTTTCTTCTTTCCTTGATGTACGTAATTTCTGCGCTATCTTCAGCAGGTTTGTAAAATGCATCAGTTAAAATATCTTCATCAGAAATCGGAATACCGAATCTGCTGCGAAACTCTCTCATCTCTTCTTCATTTAATTTTTTCTGCTGATGAGTTACATTTTTTCCTTCGCCCGCTTCACCAAGTCCATACCCTTTGATTGTTTTAGCAAGTATCACGGTTGGCTTACCAGTATATTCAACAGCCTCTTTATAAGCTGCGTAAACTTTTTCAGGATCATGACCGCCGCGTTTCATCTTAAACAATTGTTCATCGGTCATCTTCTCAACCATCTTTAATAAATCAGGATCTTTGCCAAAGAAATTTTTTCTGATATAATCGCCACCCTCAACTGAGTATTTTTGATATTCACCATCAACAACTTCACCCATACGTTTAACAAGTTTACCATCAACATCTTTATCCAATAATGATTCCCAATCTTCACCCCAAATAACTTTTATAACATGCCAGCCTGCGCCACGGAATATCGCTTCAAGTTCCTGTATAATTTTTGCGTTCCCACGAACCGGTCCATCTAATCGCTGGAGGTTACAATTAATAACAAAAATTAAGTTGTCAAGTTTTTCACGCGAAGCAAGAGTTATGGCACCAAGAGATTCCGGTTCATCAGTTTCTCCATCACCAAGAAATGCCCAAACTTTACCACCCGGTTTTTTTAATCCACGATCTTCTAAATATCTATTAAATCTTGCTTGATAAATTGCCTGTAAAGGTCCTAATCCCATAGAAACAGTTGGAAACTCCCAGAAGTTCGGCATCAAGAAAGGATGCGGATAAGATGTAAGGCCGCCTTCTGGTTTTAAATCTCTTCTAAAGTTTTTTAATTGTTCTTTAGTAATTCTTCCCTCAAGAAAAGCGCGAGCATAAATTCCGGGAGAAGCATGACCCTGAAAATAAATTTGATCACCATCGTAGCCATCACCCTTACCACGGAAGAAATGATTAAAACCAATCTCATACAAAGTTGCAGCGGATGCATAGGTAGAAATATGTCCGCCAACGCTGCCTTCCTGTTTGTTTGCTTTTACAACCATAGCCATTGCAATCCAGCGGATAAGGCTTTTTATTCGTCTTTCAATTTCTCTATCACCGGGAAACGGCGGTTGTTTTTCTTTTGATATTGTATTTATGTAAGGCGTGTTTGCACTAAACGGAACGTGAACTCCGGATTTATGTGCACGGATTTGCAGCTGCTGCAAAAGTTCAACAACACGTTCAGGGCCACTATTCTGAAGAACATAATCTAGAGAATAAAGCCACTCGCTGGTTTCAAGCTCTTCAGTTTTGGGATCTTTTTTAATTTCATCACTCATAAAAATTTCCTTTGTTCTTTCATTGGTGTCAATACGAGGAGTCTGATTAGGACAACTAAGTAATCTGTTATATAGATTGCTTCATCCCGATAATCGGGATTCGCAATGACCAGCAATTATATTATGCTTATTTCTTTAAAAAACAAGTATTTTACGGATAACATTCCATTGGAATCAACAAAATAAATCAGAATGCTATGCTCAAAATCGGTGTGAAAAAATAAAGGAAATGGGCTTTAATAACAAGAAAGCTTAAGTGAGGAAAAGCAAGGCAGAATGTTAAATTATCAATGCTAACTGTTTAATTATTGGAATAGTTTTTACTCTCTTAAACCTGAACCTAAACTTAACGGGCTCTTGACTTTGCGGTTTTTCTTTCTCTTTTTTGAAGTAGAAATTTTTTACTCTTTTCATTAAGGGGCTTTTATGAAAATCACTCTAATTTTATCAATAGCTTTTTCAGCACTAACATTCTCTCAAAATCAAAACTTAGATTACAACAATTACTTTGACCCAATTCCTTTTAAAATCGATCAATCCACAAGGGTAAAAAGTAATGAAGCCCCAAACTCAAATAATAGAATAATCACTAATAAGAAATTCTTAGAAAATGGATATATACTCATTGAGCAGATCCATTTATGGGGCAGTGGTAATACCTGGTTGAACTATGAAAAAACTGACTTAATATATAACACTAATTATCAGGTAGTAGAAAAAAATATTTTTAATTGGGCTGATTCGATTTGGATAAATGGGAAAAGAGAGTTGTACAATTATGATACAAGCGGTAATGATACAACGATAATAAAACAGTATTGGGTAATTGATAAGTGGATTAATTCTGAAAAAATTTTTAATGCGTTTGATTCAAATAATAATTTGATTCAAACTATTAATCAAAATTTCTATGATAGCTTATTTATAAATCTTGATAAAACCTATTTTACATATGATTCGCAAAACAGATTAATTGAAGAAGTTTATCAATTCGATGGAAACTGGGATAATCGAACCAGACGCTCAAAAGAATATAATATTAACAATTTAGTAATTGAGGTCATCAATGAGGGATGGAACGGTACCGAATGGGTAAATGATAATCAAAGATTATATGAATATGATGAAAACCAAAACAAAATTTTGGAAATGTTAAATTATTGGAGCGGCACGGAATGGGGTGATCATATCAGATGGATATCTAATT
Protein-coding regions in this window:
- a CDS encoding dihydrolipoyllysine-residue acetyltransferase, which codes for MATEFKLPELGENIEAADVVSVLVSEGDTITKDQAIIEIETDKATIEVPSSVEGKITKLLVKAGDKVKVGETIFMIDEGGSATEKVEVSKTEKKKEEKLEVKTEPEVEYKASSVPSSSGKKEIIDFRLPDLGENIESADVLNVLVKIGDRIENDQAILEIETDKATIEVPTTVAGKVVEVLIKAGSKAKVGDVIIKVETSKTAAEESRHIEVKKEETKESAKADTKQEEVAALTGERKSIQPMELDNQPPILKGSAPAAPSVRRIAREIGVDINKVPGSGPNGRISMDDVKAFSKKLHESYGQGSGTGLNIKSESLPDFTKFGSINKVEMTNIRKKTADHLSYAWATIPHVTQFDKADITLLEKTRKELNKNSEAKLTVTAILVRIIVEALKKFPQFNSSIDMEKKEIIYKSYFNIGVAVDTEFGLIVPVIKNSDKKSLTEISVDMNALAEKARNKKIGLDDLQGGSFTISNLGGIGGTYFTPIVNAPEVAILGVSRGSLEPVWNGYGVFEPRLMLPLSLSYDHRIIDGADAIRFLRFVVEALEQPVKILM
- the aceE gene encoding pyruvate dehydrogenase (acetyl-transferring), homodimeric type codes for the protein MSDEIKKDPKTEELETSEWLYSLDYVLQNSGPERVVELLQQLQIRAHKSGVHVPFSANTPYINTISKEKQPPFPGDREIERRIKSLIRWIAMAMVVKANKQEGSVGGHISTYASAATLYEIGFNHFFRGKGDGYDGDQIYFQGHASPGIYARAFLEGRITKEQLKNFRRDLKPEGGLTSYPHPFLMPNFWEFPTVSMGLGPLQAIYQARFNRYLEDRGLKKPGGKVWAFLGDGETDEPESLGAITLASREKLDNLIFVINCNLQRLDGPVRGNAKIIQELEAIFRGAGWHVIKVIWGEDWESLLDKDVDGKLVKRMGEVVDGEYQKYSVEGGDYIRKNFFGKDPDLLKMVEKMTDEQLFKMKRGGHDPEKVYAAYKEAVEYTGKPTVILAKTIKGYGLGEAGEGKNVTHQQKKLNEEEMREFRSRFGIPISDEDILTDAFYKPAEDSAEITYIKERRKQLGGFVPTRKTDVRPIKTPPEAIFEEFYKGTEGREVSTTMVFVRILAKLLKDKELGKLVVPIVPDEARTFGMEALFRQVGIYSHAGQLYEPVDKDSLLYYKEAKDGQILEEGINEAGSMSSFIAAGTAYNTHGINMIPFFIYYSMFGMQRVGDLVWAAGDIGAKGFMLGGTAGRTTLNGEGLQHQDGHSHLLAYPVPNLVTYDPAYAYELAVIIRDGIKRMYEDQEHVFYYITLMNENYAMPEMPKGSKEGILKGMYKFKASDKKNSKLKANLFGSGTILNEVIKAAKILEDDYRVASDVWSVTSYKELRRDALEAERWNLLNPTSKQKESYIEKTLAKEDGVFVASSDYVKALPDSISKWFPGRLYSLGTDGFGRSETREVLRDFFEVDAKHIVFATLTALFKEEKIKDKDLDKAAKELGINPNKRNPMNT